The genomic interval CCGAAAACTCTAGCGCCGTGTATCCATATCTTACGGTGAACTGAAGGGATGCAGATCGGAAGGGAGCAGATCGAATACCTCGCGAGGCTTTCTGGCGTCGAGCTTGACGAGACGGAGAGGGAGACGTTCAGTCGGCAGCTTCTTCGCATAATTGGCTATGTTGATAAGCTGAACGAGCTCGACCTTGCGAATGTGCCTCCGACGGCGCACACGCAGGATTTGACGGGCGTTTTCCGGGAGGACGAGTGTCGGCCGGGCATTACTCAGGAGGCGGCATTGGCGATGGCGCCGGACCGTCAGGGCGACTACTTCCGTGTCCCGAAGGTGATCAAGAGCGACTAGGTGGGAGGCTTCATGGACGAAGGTCTTGAGGACGATGGTCCCCGCTGCGAGCGCTGCAACGACACTGGCTGGGTGATAGAGGGCGACGAGGCCTTCAGGTGCGACTGCTATGAGAGCCTTCGGCAGGACATCCTGCTTGCTCAGGCCAATATCCCCGAGCGCTACTCTCACTGTAGTCTGCTGGGGTTCGAGGTGGGCAACAACACTAGCCTGCTGCGGGCCAGGGACATCGCGATGGCTCTGGTCAAGGCGTATCCGGCACGGCGCGACGGTCTGCTTTTCATGGGCGGCTGCGGTGTTGGCAAAACGCACCTCGCTGTGGGGATAATAAAGGACATCATCTCCAAGA from bacterium carries:
- the gatC gene encoding Asp-tRNA(Asn)/Glu-tRNA(Gln) amidotransferase subunit GatC — protein: MQIGREQIEYLARLSGVELDETERETFSRQLLRIIGYVDKLNELDLANVPPTAHTQDLTGVFREDECRPGITQEAALAMAPDRQGDYFRVPKVIKSD